The following coding sequences lie in one Seriola aureovittata isolate HTS-2021-v1 ecotype China chromosome 5, ASM2101889v1, whole genome shotgun sequence genomic window:
- the mamdc2a gene encoding MAM domain-containing protein 2a, whose protein sequence is MRSWCLTLQALLLCAPLGAQQQPLLPGSCNFELGTCGYTSDPQFGSWRMNEEGHLITVDSAFLDDQEQAVLVSPVLDQHEWSCMRLVYQITGRGSLHLDLRPDSDNFDYRLWTANKTSDSWLIASVDLANSTIPYQILLEGRPEPGPGNSVAIFEIHIVHGYCIECDFEEHHLCGYSNSWNPNVNWYVGGSVIREPESNLLEDHSSSNQRGHYMYVDSVYAKHFQEVAKLTSPMTTVPMAGCLSFYYQRDQERGNIFSVFTRDQLGHYEEIWRPGVYVTGGWTMVSVDIKAPHPLEVVFEVAFNSAKGGYVAIDDISFSPEFCHTDTEPTFDPSIANCDFENGLCLYYEERAEMKAWSRASVKPNAYRTGDHTTGAGCFLLANTCLASRPGYVGRLHGPFLPGNHKYCLRFYYMLHGFKKVESALAVYIYDENNVAQEKVWSLADTSRAMWTQVEVTYRKPMLSKVVFVSICKNLWECGLIAIDDITVNVGDCQITSGSLPGQCNFESGVCGYTQDKTGDEANWLRIRGYTPTSYTGPRGDHTTGVGYFMYIEASLIRPGEKARLLTSDLRGSSSPQCLIFHYHMYGSGTGILSVLLRHSSRERDALLWRRRGEHSVSWMRAMVDYHCDARHQIIFEAIRGPSLRSDIAIDDISFKRGPCEDPGDITPYSGFSEYFNEIEN, encoded by the exons GACATTTGATAACGGTGGACTCCGCCTTCCTAGACGACCAGGAGCAGGCGGTTCTTGTCAGTCCGGTTCTGGACCAGCATGAGTGGAGCTGTATGAGGCTGGTGTACCAGATCACTGGACGGGGCTCCCTGCATCTGGACCTCAGACCAGACAGTGATAACTTTGACTACCGGCTTTGGACGGCCAACAAAACCTCTGACAGCTGGCTCATTGCAAGTGTGGACCTGGCCAACTCCACCATCCCGTACCAG ATTCTGCTGGAAGGTCGACCAGAACCTGGCCCAGGGAACAGCGTGGCCATCTTTGAAATCCACATTGTTCATGGTTACTGTATCG AGTGTGACTTTGAAGAGCATCACCTCTGTGGCTACAGCAACAGCTGGAACCCAAATGTCAACTGGTACGTTGGAGGGAGTGTGATCAGAGAACCAGAGTCCAACCTGCTGGAAGACCACAGCAGCAGTAACCAGAGAG GCCACTACATGTATGTGGACTCCGTGTATGCCAAGCATTTCCAGGAAGTGGCCAAGCTGACCTCCCCCATGACCACGGTGCCCATGGCCGGCTGCCTGTCCTTCTATTACCAGCGAGACCAGGAGAGGGGAAACATCTTCTCAGTCTTCACCAGAGACCAGCTGGGCCACTACGAGGAGATCTGGAGGCCGGGGGTATACGTTACTGGAGGCTGGACCATGGTCAGCGTGGACATCAAGGCCCCCCACCCACTGGAG GTGGTGTTTGAAGTGGCCTTCAACAGCGCCAAAGGTGGATACGTGGCCATAGACGACATCTCCTTCTCCCCTGAGTTCTGCCACACTGACACAG AGCCGACCTTTGACCCCTCCATAGCCAACTGTGACTTTGAGAACGGCCTGTGTCTGTACTacgaggagagagcagagatgaaggCGTGGAGCAGAGCTTCGGTCAAACCTAATGCCTACAGGACAGGAGACCACACCACAGGAGCAG GCTGTTTCCTCCTGGCTAACACTTGTTTAGCCTCAAGGCCCGGTTACGTGGGTCGGCTTCATGGTCCCTTCTTACCGGGGAACCACAAATACTGCCTGAGGTTCTACTACATGCTGCATGGATTTAAAAAAGTGGAAAGTGCTCTGGCTGTTTACATTTATGATGAGAACAACGTGGCCCAGGAGAAGGTATGGAGCCTGGCTGACACGTCCAGGGCCATGTGGACTCAGGTGGAGGTCACCTACAGGAAGCCCATGCTTTCCAAG GTGGTGTTCGTCAGCATATGTAAGAACCTCTGGGAATGTGGCCTGATCGCCATCGATGACATCACTGTCAATGTGGGAGACTGTCAAATCACATCAG GCTCCCTCCCAGGCCAGTGTAACTTTGAAAGTGGAGTCTGCGGGTACACACAGGATAAGACGGGAGACGAGGCCAACTGGCTGCGGATCCGAGGATACACCCCCACCTCCTACACAGGACCCAGAGGAGACCACACCACTGGGGTGG GTTACTTCATGTACATCGAGGCATCACTCATTCGTCCGGGTGAAAAAGCTCGgctgctgacctctgacctgcgGGGCTCCTCGTCCCCTCAGTGTTTGATCTTCCACTACCACATGTACGGATCAGGCACCGGCATACTGAGCGTGCTCCTGcgccacagcagcagagagcggGACGCGCTGCTGTGGAGGAGGCGTGGCGAGCACAGCGTCAGCTGGATGAGGGCGATGGTGGACTACCACTGTGATGCCCGACACCAG aTTATATTTGAAGCCATCCGGGGCCCATCACTACGAAGTGACATTGCTATTGATGACATCAGTTTTAAAAGGGGACCATGTGAAG ATCCTGGTGACATCACTCCATACTCAGGCTTCTCAGAGTACTTCAATGAGATTGAGAACTGA